A genomic window from Clostridium aceticum includes:
- a CDS encoding YfcE family phosphodiesterase, whose product MKIAVLGDSHGQTENIDWAMESIAAEDIDYIIHTGDNFDDMKYIAENSDVKTIGVRGNYDTHPEGKDELLETFGEKKFFVTHGHRYGVKYGLEKIFYRGKELEADVVIFGHSHVPHYSIEEGMILLNPGSISIPRGNSSKCYAIITIDEDISVAFVEL is encoded by the coding sequence TTGAAAATAGCTGTATTAGGAGATAGTCATGGGCAGACGGAGAATATCGATTGGGCTATGGAATCTATTGCTGCTGAAGATATAGATTATATTATTCATACGGGAGATAATTTTGATGATATGAAATATATTGCTGAAAACTCTGATGTTAAAACGATCGGAGTAAGGGGCAACTATGATACTCATCCGGAGGGAAAAGATGAACTGTTAGAAACATTCGGAGAAAAAAAGTTCTTTGTTACCCACGGACATCGATATGGAGTAAAATATGGATTAGAGAAAATCTTTTATAGGGGAAAAGAGCTAGAGGCAGATGTTGTGATTTTCGGACATAGCCATGTACCACATTACTCTATAGAAGAGGGAATGATCCTACTAAATCCTGGCAGTATCTCTATACCAAGGGGGAATTCTTCAAAATGCTATGCTATTATCACCATTGATGAGGATATTTCTGTTGCGTTTGTGGAGTTATGA
- a CDS encoding nucleotidyltransferase domain-containing protein: protein MRNFERISSETVRRVLKEVVVSMDEIFGSDLKNIILYGSYARNEHTSESDIDVMILVGLDEERLKSYEGQLTDVMVDLSLKYDVVLSLYAHSAEKYKSQVSVLPFLGNIQKEGIEVYG, encoded by the coding sequence ATGAGGAATTTTGAAAGGATTTCAAGTGAGACGGTTCGAAGAGTATTAAAAGAAGTTGTTGTTAGCATGGATGAGATCTTTGGCAGCGACTTGAAAAATATCATTTTATATGGTTCTTATGCAAGAAATGAGCATACATCAGAATCAGATATCGATGTAATGATTTTAGTAGGCTTAGATGAGGAACGACTAAAGTCTTATGAAGGTCAGCTGACGGATGTTATGGTGGACTTATCTTTAAAGTATGATGTAGTCCTTTCATTATATGCCCATAGTGCAGAGAAATATAAAAGCCAGGTTAGTGTCCTCCCGTTTTTAGGTAATATTCAAAAGGAGGGGATTGAAGTATATGGATGA
- a CDS encoding methyl-accepting chemotaxis protein encodes MWKIFIGVIIGVLLSGVFIKVYKGSSNKGIEQNKLIKEKNNSIKELLSQSVQTIIELNQISVATTQASKSMDETATGQLESMVELETTIREITKGSEEVTDNITKLSDIISRTAVKGEKVRSNTVEMVTISEKGKSAMEDTAREVTTVRDSMVKLTDTVVEAGNSTSEIKGIIQVIDSIANQTNLLALNASIEAARAGEHGRGFAVVAEEIRNLAKNVTEATKSVEGLILNVQSIVTRAVNETKFSTESIASVQQSLKDTDEIFEKTLQSIHEVDDQLSTIVLDLKSIDEFTHEIASITEEQLAGSEEMLATSEGVHAMTTDTLTHSKLVRENAEKLTNMINETGKSTIAQMKEIAGNSGDYGYFFYKHDLNWVFQYATPSVETVLGYTPQEFMTNVQDFMPDSEINSKAISYTEGTFKGIQQSSYKVEFRKKDSTIALTEVTEFPVFDGRGTVIAVEGLVELIN; translated from the coding sequence ATGTGGAAAATATTCATCGGTGTAATTATTGGAGTGCTACTATCTGGCGTGTTTATTAAGGTATATAAAGGGAGCTCTAACAAAGGCATTGAACAAAATAAGCTTATAAAAGAAAAAAATAATAGTATTAAGGAATTATTAAGCCAATCGGTACAAACCATTATAGAACTCAATCAAATTTCGGTAGCTACGACTCAAGCTTCAAAGTCAATGGATGAAACGGCAACAGGACAATTAGAGTCAATGGTTGAACTAGAAACAACTATCAGGGAAATTACCAAGGGTTCGGAAGAAGTCACTGATAATATTACTAAGCTATCAGACATTATATCCAGGACTGCTGTAAAGGGAGAAAAAGTTAGAAGTAACACAGTTGAAATGGTAACCATATCGGAAAAAGGTAAAAGTGCCATGGAGGATACAGCCCGAGAGGTTACCACCGTTAGGGATTCTATGGTTAAATTAACAGACACAGTAGTAGAGGCAGGCAATTCTACTTCGGAAATTAAAGGAATTATACAGGTTATAGACAGTATTGCTAACCAAACAAATCTGCTGGCATTAAATGCATCTATTGAGGCTGCAAGAGCTGGGGAACACGGCCGGGGCTTTGCGGTAGTAGCTGAAGAAATAAGGAATCTAGCTAAAAATGTTACAGAGGCTACTAAAAGTGTCGAAGGTTTAATCTTAAATGTTCAGTCGATCGTAACCAGAGCAGTGAACGAAACTAAGTTCAGTACCGAAAGCATTGCTTCGGTGCAACAGTCGCTAAAGGACACAGATGAAATTTTTGAAAAAACGCTACAATCTATTCATGAAGTCGATGATCAATTAAGTACTATTGTTCTTGATTTGAAATCTATAGATGAATTTACCCACGAGATTGCCAGTATTACAGAGGAGCAATTGGCTGGCTCTGAAGAGATGTTGGCAACATCTGAAGGTGTTCATGCAATGACTACGGATACATTAACTCATAGTAAATTAGTGAGAGAGAATGCTGAAAAACTAACAAATATGATAAATGAAACTGGCAAAAGTACTATTGCCCAAATGAAAGAAATTGCAGGAAATAGTGGAGATTATGGCTACTTCTTTTATAAGCATGATCTTAATTGGGTATTCCAATATGCAACGCCTTCAGTAGAAACTGTGTTAGGCTATACCCCCCAAGAGTTTATGACAAATGTACAGGATTTTATGCCAGACTCAGAAATTAACTCAAAAGCTATTTCTTATACCGAAGGAACTTTTAAAGGAATTCAACAATCCTCTTACAAAGTGGAATTTAGGAAAAAAGATTCTACTATTGCATTGACAGAAGTAACAGAATTCCCAGTGTTTGATGGACGGGGGACAGTAATTGCTGTAGAGGGTCTAGTTGAATTAATTAACTAG
- a CDS encoding response regulator transcription factor — protein sequence MDYKVRNILIVEDEESIADVVRAYLEKEGYNTFVAYNGSKAIDIFNQQEIDFIILDLMLPDLSGEEVCKKIRIKSQVPILMLTAKAQESDRIYGLDIGADDYITKPFSPKELVARVRAILRRTDTEGVKANILDFSNGDLTIDLNKMEVKKQGKIVSLTAKEYKLLSLLIQNIGRIFSREELVVKVLGYDYEGYDRTIDTHVKNIRQKIEDGNNKYIATVYGIGYKFQED from the coding sequence ATGGATTATAAGGTGAGAAATATCCTGATAGTAGAGGATGAAGAGAGTATTGCAGATGTAGTTAGAGCCTATCTTGAAAAAGAAGGGTATAACACTTTTGTTGCCTATAATGGAAGTAAGGCTATAGATATATTTAATCAGCAGGAAATTGATTTTATAATTTTAGACCTAATGCTGCCAGACCTATCGGGAGAAGAGGTTTGTAAGAAAATACGCATCAAATCTCAGGTGCCGATACTGATGCTGACAGCAAAGGCACAGGAATCAGATCGAATTTATGGCTTAGATATTGGAGCCGATGATTATATTACTAAACCCTTTAGTCCAAAGGAATTAGTAGCTAGGGTAAGGGCTATTTTAAGAAGAACAGACACTGAAGGGGTAAAGGCAAACATACTAGATTTTTCTAATGGGGATCTAACAATAGATTTAAATAAGATGGAAGTAAAAAAGCAAGGTAAAATTGTGAGTTTGACAGCCAAAGAATACAAGCTACTGAGTCTACTGATTCAAAATATAGGAAGGATATTTAGTCGTGAAGAGCTAGTAGTTAAAGTATTAGGCTACGATTATGAGGGTTATGATAGAACGATAGATACTCATGTAAAAAACATAAGGCAAAAGATTGAGGATGGCAACAATAAATATATTGCCACTGTATATGGCATAGGGTATAAGTTTCAGGAGGATTAA
- a CDS encoding sensor histidine kinase — protein MFNKLRTRLILMTLGGAAFSIFLVSIITNVTVLSRFEAYMQREQENRVEEVIRLIEESYTVNGGWTEATIYNINVSHLIHTFDIEIKDEQNNIVYTHYMENNMIQMHNQMMDRMGHPMMGRGSRGTMGQNLRGENYIVENHEAFSYDKKIGTIAIGHIGPFQVSEREIEFTRGINRSILYSAIISILSAILLGMYSSRIFLKPILRITRAANYIREGKLDTKVEISNNIVELQELSSSINHLANSLNSQQLLRKRLTSDISHELRTPLTILQSHIEAISDGIWEPTQDKLDICKSEVVRLIKLVEELKHLTDIESHRLNLELQEYSLSRDLEEVLESLAIKFQDKRIKIDSNIQKDVQINGDKDKIKQALINVLSNALKFTNPGGSVNVDLVKEKGMIKITIDDTGIGIDGNEIPYIFERFYRSDESRSRKTGGAGIGLTITKNLIEAHGGKITVESEKGKGSKFSIILPKENRSI, from the coding sequence ATGTTCAATAAACTAAGAACAAGGCTTATATTAATGACTCTAGGAGGGGCTGCCTTCTCAATTTTTTTAGTAAGTATTATTACAAACGTTACTGTACTTAGTAGGTTTGAGGCTTATATGCAAAGGGAGCAGGAGAATAGAGTAGAAGAAGTAATCAGATTGATTGAGGAGTCCTATACCGTAAATGGGGGATGGACAGAAGCTACAATATATAACATTAATGTTTCTCATCTTATTCATACTTTTGATATTGAAATTAAGGATGAGCAAAATAATATTGTGTATACCCACTATATGGAGAATAATATGATTCAGATGCATAATCAGATGATGGATAGAATGGGACATCCTATGATGGGTAGGGGGTCTAGGGGGACGATGGGGCAAAATTTAAGGGGAGAAAACTACATTGTGGAGAATCATGAAGCATTTTCTTACGATAAAAAGATTGGAACTATAGCAATTGGGCACATAGGTCCTTTTCAAGTATCTGAAAGAGAAATAGAATTTACTAGAGGCATAAATAGGTCTATTCTGTACAGTGCAATTATTTCAATTTTATCAGCAATTTTACTAGGAATGTATTCTTCAAGGATTTTTTTAAAGCCAATTTTACGGATCACGAGGGCAGCTAATTATATAAGGGAGGGTAAGTTAGATACTAAGGTGGAAATATCTAATAATATAGTAGAACTTCAAGAGCTTTCTAGTTCAATTAATCACTTAGCTAACTCTCTAAATAGTCAGCAGCTATTAAGAAAAAGATTAACTTCTGATATATCCCATGAGCTAAGAACCCCTCTGACCATACTACAAAGTCATATAGAAGCCATTAGTGATGGTATTTGGGAGCCCACTCAGGACAAATTAGATATATGTAAGAGTGAAGTGGTTAGATTGATCAAGCTGGTGGAAGAGCTAAAACACTTAACAGACATAGAAAGTCACAGACTTAACTTAGAGCTCCAAGAATATTCTTTATCAAGGGACTTAGAGGAAGTATTAGAAAGCCTTGCAATAAAGTTTCAAGATAAAAGAATTAAAATTGATAGCAATATTCAGAAGGATGTTCAGATAAACGGAGATAAAGATAAAATTAAGCAGGCACTAATAAATGTTTTATCGAATGCTCTTAAGTTTACAAACCCAGGGGGAAGCGTGAATGTAGATTTGGTAAAAGAAAAAGGGATGATAAAAATAACTATTGATGATACAGGAATTGGTATAGATGGCAATGAGATTCCTTATATATTTGAAAGATTCTATAGAAGTGATGAATCAAGAAGTAGAAAAACTGGAGGAGCAGGAATAGGACTAACCATTACAAAAAACTTGATTGAAGCCCATGGAGGTAAAATCACTGTAGAAAGTGAAAAAGGTAAAGGAAGTAAATTTAGCATAATCCTACCTAAGGAAAATCGCAGCATATAA
- a CDS encoding class I SAM-dependent methyltransferase, translating into MNIQTDRIRKRYNRVAKIYDLLEGPMEKMALGRWRKPIFESLKGKVLEIGVGTGKNIEYYHDDIEVTAIDFSPNMLKKAGEKVQKLGAKVELKEMDAQKMDLPDNSFDYVVATCVFCSIPDPIKGFKEVKRVLKPGGKVILIEHVRSEKKVVGLLMDLMNPLTVNLYGANINRRTEENVKIAGFKNVKITNLWNDIVKKIEITKENHQ; encoded by the coding sequence ATGAATATACAAACGGATAGAATAAGAAAAAGGTACAACCGTGTAGCAAAGATATATGATTTACTAGAAGGACCTATGGAAAAAATGGCCTTAGGAAGATGGAGAAAACCAATTTTTGAAAGCCTAAAAGGCAAGGTGCTGGAGATAGGCGTGGGAACTGGGAAAAATATTGAATATTATCATGACGACATTGAAGTAACTGCTATTGATTTTAGCCCCAATATGCTGAAAAAAGCTGGAGAAAAGGTCCAAAAACTAGGTGCAAAAGTAGAACTAAAGGAGATGGACGCACAAAAAATGGATTTACCAGATAATAGCTTTGACTATGTTGTAGCAACCTGTGTTTTCTGCTCTATTCCTGATCCTATTAAAGGTTTCAAAGAAGTGAAGAGAGTGTTGAAGCCTGGTGGAAAGGTAATTCTAATCGAGCACGTAAGAAGTGAGAAAAAGGTGGTGGGCCTATTGATGGATTTGATGAATCCTCTTACAGTGAACCTATATGGTGCCAACATAAACAGACGTACAGAGGAAAATGTAAAGATAGCAGGATTTAAAAATGTAAAGATTACTAATTTGTGGAATGATATAGTAAAGAAAATAGAAATAACGAAGGAAAATCACCAATGA
- a CDS encoding GerAB/ArcD/ProY family transporter — translation MMKTENGEKEFISFRQLFWLTVAQLGGASIIYLPGMIEAGRDVWISNIIASIVGYIVIFSHYLPLSLCPGSSMTKALNTYWGRLLGGLINLYYIFFFFFLCCLIISDVFYFGKITMPETPGYIFIVFFLVPAVYGVKLGLEVVVRLIEFLVPILVIIYCILLLLVLPKLDLQRIFPIMAEGIKPVLAGAIPNMNFPYAQILPVAFYYKHTKANSQGQRNFLNYTFMAIVLSTVLLTFRALSASTAFEEATLKTLTFPPFSLIRMIEVGNVLERLDPLLLAVFYGTTYFKFILTYYIICEIISDYFQVGQPSDFAWPTAIFIGVSMPFLVPRFDIIIETVVPYFLVSLPLFLPIPLLLYITIRIKNRKSQKPVGQ, via the coding sequence ATGATGAAAACAGAAAACGGAGAAAAAGAGTTCATTTCCTTTAGACAACTTTTTTGGTTAACTGTAGCACAGCTTGGAGGAGCATCTATTATCTATCTTCCTGGAATGATTGAGGCAGGAAGGGATGTGTGGATTTCCAACATTATCGCTTCCATAGTAGGCTATATAGTAATCTTCAGTCATTATCTTCCCTTGTCTCTATGCCCTGGCTCAAGTATGACGAAAGCCCTGAATACATATTGGGGAAGGCTCCTGGGGGGCTTGATTAATCTTTATTATATTTTTTTCTTCTTTTTTCTTTGCTGTCTTATCATTTCAGATGTTTTTTATTTTGGAAAAATAACTATGCCTGAAACCCCTGGCTATATTTTTATCGTTTTTTTCCTAGTACCTGCCGTCTATGGGGTAAAGCTTGGCCTAGAAGTAGTTGTAAGGCTAATAGAGTTTCTCGTACCCATCCTTGTGATTATTTACTGTATTTTACTACTATTGGTTTTACCTAAACTGGACTTACAAAGGATTTTTCCCATTATGGCGGAGGGGATAAAGCCTGTACTGGCAGGAGCCATTCCTAATATGAACTTTCCTTATGCACAAATATTGCCAGTGGCCTTTTATTATAAGCATACGAAAGCAAATAGCCAAGGACAAAGAAATTTCTTGAACTACACCTTTATGGCAATTGTCTTATCTACAGTACTGTTAACCTTTAGAGCATTATCTGCTTCTACTGCCTTTGAGGAAGCAACCTTAAAAACCCTTACCTTTCCTCCCTTTAGCCTCATAAGGATGATTGAGGTTGGAAATGTTCTAGAGAGGTTAGACCCTTTATTGTTGGCAGTCTTTTATGGCACTACTTACTTTAAGTTCATTCTTACCTATTACATCATCTGTGAAATCATTTCTGATTATTTTCAGGTAGGGCAACCTAGTGATTTTGCTTGGCCGACTGCTATTTTCATTGGGGTATCTATGCCCTTTTTAGTACCTAGGTTTGATATAATTATAGAGACTGTGGTACCCTACTTTCTTGTATCTCTGCCATTATTTCTGCCCATACCTCTATTATTGTATATAACGATTAGGATAAAAAATAGAAAATCTCAAAAACCAGTAGGGCAGTAA
- a CDS encoding spore germination protein yields MKKSILQIFKETISKMIKNNNNNSTSKMENKQETLQTMKFSRDLDKNIHILQSYLGGSDDLLIRYLEISTVPGIRAAVVFIETLINQNTLESSVLAPLTQGLGQRTVEERVYLHSHIDTLIERMLSNSSIFPIHQVKDAVEEILSGKGILLIHKYPTALSLSISKDAAREYAEPQTEKVVKGPQQGFVEDIATNISILRKKIKSPNLVVKELKLGRETRSEIRVAYINHIADPSIVEEVFRRLKRIDVDGVIGSSVIEEYISDAPTSLFQTTLYTERPDRTQAMLLEGRIAILYDGSPFIIIVPAIVSDFFNGIEDYYQVPSFANFCRFIGYLGGFVLTFLPSIYIAITTFHQEMLPTALALTIAGARAGVPFPAFVEALIMELAFEALRQAGTRLPTHIGQAVSIVGALIIGQAAVEAGLVSSAVVIVVAITAIFSFTMPYSNFSLSLRLVRFFMMALAATLGIYGIMTGALLVALHLISLRSFGVPFMIPFAPLSLQEMKDWVMRFPQWAITERSPHIAKENMKRKSKKLKPKPLKDEERREL; encoded by the coding sequence GTGAAAAAATCAATACTACAAATTTTTAAAGAAACCATCAGTAAAATGATTAAAAATAATAACAACAACAGTACAAGCAAAATGGAGAATAAGCAAGAAACTCTTCAGACCATGAAGTTTTCACGTGACTTAGATAAAAACATTCATATACTGCAATCTTACTTAGGGGGTAGTGATGATCTCCTTATTCGATATCTCGAAATTTCCACAGTTCCTGGTATAAGGGCAGCAGTAGTATTTATCGAAACCTTAATCAACCAAAATACGTTAGAATCCTCTGTACTAGCACCCTTAACCCAGGGTCTTGGTCAAAGGACAGTGGAGGAAAGAGTTTATTTGCACTCCCATATAGATACCTTAATAGAGAGGATGCTATCCAATAGTAGCATTTTTCCTATCCATCAAGTAAAGGATGCCGTAGAGGAAATCTTATCGGGAAAAGGCATTTTACTGATTCACAAATATCCTACTGCTTTATCCCTTAGTATCTCTAAAGATGCTGCCAGAGAATATGCTGAACCTCAAACAGAGAAGGTGGTCAAAGGTCCTCAACAGGGGTTTGTAGAAGATATAGCAACTAATATTTCTATACTTAGGAAAAAAATTAAGTCTCCAAATCTTGTGGTTAAAGAGCTTAAACTAGGTAGGGAAACAAGATCAGAAATAAGAGTGGCTTATATCAATCATATTGCTGACCCTTCCATTGTAGAGGAGGTCTTTAGACGCCTGAAGAGGATCGATGTTGATGGTGTTATTGGTTCTAGTGTCATTGAAGAATATATTAGTGATGCTCCCACCAGCCTTTTTCAAACCACCCTTTATACAGAGAGACCCGATAGAACACAAGCGATGCTGTTAGAGGGTAGGATTGCTATCCTCTATGATGGCTCTCCCTTTATAATCATAGTTCCTGCAATTGTTTCCGATTTCTTTAATGGGATTGAAGACTATTATCAAGTTCCTTCCTTTGCTAACTTTTGTCGATTTATTGGGTATCTGGGGGGCTTTGTGTTAACATTTTTACCTTCAATATATATTGCAATTACTACCTTTCATCAAGAGATGCTGCCAACGGCTCTAGCCCTCACCATCGCTGGGGCTAGAGCTGGTGTACCTTTTCCCGCCTTTGTTGAGGCACTGATTATGGAGCTTGCCTTCGAGGCATTGAGACAAGCAGGAACGAGACTGCCAACCCATATAGGGCAAGCGGTAAGCATTGTAGGGGCTTTGATTATCGGACAAGCGGCTGTGGAGGCTGGGTTGGTCTCTTCTGCGGTGGTCATCGTGGTGGCTATCACAGCTATATTTTCCTTCACAATGCCCTACAGCAATTTTTCCTTAAGTTTAAGACTAGTGCGGTTTTTTATGATGGCTCTAGCAGCAACCTTGGGGATTTATGGTATTATGACTGGTGCCTTGCTAGTGGCACTCCATCTTATATCTCTAAGGTCTTTTGGCGTTCCCTTTATGATACCCTTTGCTCCTTTAAGCCTACAGGAAATGAAGGATTGGGTAATGCGATTTCCTCAATGGGCTATTACCGAAAGATCTCCCCATATTGCAAAAGAAAATATGAAGAGAAAATCAAAAAAACTAAAGCCCAAACCGCTGAAGGATGAAGAGAGGAGAGAATTATGA